CGCCGTTGGTGGTCGGACTGGCTTGGCTTCTGTTTTCACTGGGATTATGTTCTTACTCTCAATGCTCTTCTCACCACTCTTGGCGGTTGTGACTTCTCAAGTTACTGCCCCTGCCCTAATTGTGGTTGGTGTCTTGATGGCTTCAAGCTTAGCTGGGATTAACTGGCACAAGTTAGAAATCGCCATTCCTGCTTTCTTGATTGTCATCGGGATGCCTTTGACTTACTCAATCTCAGATGGGATTGCTTTAGGTTTAGTTGCTTACCCAATCACGATGTTAGCAGCCAAGCGCGGTAAAGAAATCAATGTTGTTATGTGGGTCTTGGCGGTCATCTTCTTAATTTTCTTCTACGTCTTGAACCGTTAATCTCACACTATCAAATACACTTAAATATACAAAAACAGCGATTGTAACTTTTAAATGTTACAATCGCTATTTTTAAATTCATATATCCATTTAAAGGCGTGTTACCGCGCGATGTGCAACGCTAGGGAAGATGTAAATCAACCGTTCGACTTGTTCAGCTGTTAACCCTAATTCAATATATGGTGCCAACGCATTAATCGTGTCCGGAGCATCATCGCTCAAATCAACGACCCCAATTAAGCGATGTTCAGCATTAAATACTAACGTCAATTCACCACTAGTTTGGTTACCAACTTGGTGATACCAGTCAGTCACATGCGTGAATTTTTGTTGATAATACCCATTCTCTGGTGTCATCTCGGCTGGTGAAACGCCTACTTGGGCTAACCGTGGTGATGTGAAAACCGTCGTTGGAATGACCGGATAATCAATCGGTGCGCTTGTTTGACCTGTCAATAATTTAGCTAGATACTGTGATTCATAGGCCGCGACTGGTGTGATTTTTGGCTGCCGTTTACCGACCACATCCCCAGTTGCATAGACACCTGGTACATTCGTTTGCATGTATTCATCAACGACAATCCCATGTTGATTAGTCGTAACCCCAATTGTTTCCAAACCAAAGCCGGCAACCGTTGCCACACGGCCAGTCGCATCAACGACATAATCCGTGCGCATATTCAGGTCTTTTTCACTCATGATTACCAAGCCATCTGCATCTTGGGTCACCCCAGCAATTGTTTGGTTATAGAAAAAACGGACACCGCGGGCACTCAAGTCCGCCACTAGTTGTTTAACATATGGTTGATAAAACCCCTTCAGCACTTGCGTACCACGCACAATAATATCAACTTGGGCACCTAAAGCATTCGCAATCGTTGCAAATTCCAGCGCCACGAACCCACCACCCAGAAAGCTGATATGCTTAGGCATCGTTGCTAAATCTAAAAAATCTGAACTATCATGTAGGAATTCACTTCCGGGAATATCCAACCGATGTGAGTGTTGCCCAGTGGCGATAACCAATTTGTCGGTGGTATACGTATCGGCACCAACCGTGACTGTACGCTGGTCGACGATTGTTGCGGTTCCATGAATCGTTGTAACATTATTTTTAACTAATTTGTTTTCATTGTTATATGATTGGCTGTCGATGATTTCATGCTTATGCGCCATCATATCCGCCCAATTCAACGCTGGGACTTCATTGAAACCGCGGCCAACTAATTGTTGCACTTGGCGTTGTAGTTCTACTGGTCGGTCGAGAATAATTTTCGCATTGCACCCATAATTCGAGCACACGCCACCAAATCGATCTTGTTCAATCACGCCAACTTTCAGACCGGCTTGACTCATCGGGATCGCCCCGTTCCAAGCTGCTTGCCCACTACCAATAAATAATACGTCAAAATCCATCATTATCGCCCCCTTCATAAAACGTCTTTTCATTATTTTAATACACCAATATCGTTTTTGTCCGGTTTAGCTGCTTATTTTACCGCATTTAGATAAATCCCAATTATCAAAAAAGCGCGACATTAATTGCCTCGCTCCGAAATTAATCAATATTCAAAATATGATATCGTCAAATGCAAAATTACCGGTGAATGCTTGTGTTGCTAGTTACCTATTAAAGTTGTAGCTGACCATACTACTTCACCGTTAATCCTCATTTTCAATTCAGTTGCATTAAGTTCCATCACCGGTACGTATTTCGCCAAGTCGCCCGCCATGGTACTAATGGACTTGCGACTTGGCTTGTTAATACATCGTTGTCTGTCATTTTCAATTGCGTCAGACTGGTACTCCATACCTAAAATTGCGAAACATCCCCGTAATTGGAACGATACCGGCTATTAACCCCAGCTCGATTACCAATATCAGTTAATTCGCGAATTATTTGCTGCTGCTCATCAGTAAAGTAATACCCCTCAGTGTATGCGTTAAAGTTGATATAATTGACCAACTTATTCAGTAAACCTTCGGGCGCTTCACCGGCCTGCAGATGCTTGAATACTTTTAGCAAAACGGCTTTTAATTCAGTCAACTTAGTATTGTTTGTCATGTCGATGCTATTATACAAAACATCAACTAACTCCTCAGAATTTTTGCCAAGTGCGATTCGTTTTTCATTATGCATACTAATTAGCCACCTTTCAATTGAAACTGGTTGCCGTGAACGCCTATCAGATACGTAACATCCACTGCTGTGTGTTATTACCATCCCTATTAATGTAAGTATAATCCCCCATAGCTGCAGTAATGACCATACTTCGCATTTTATGCTATATACTGCATGCAAAATCCATCACATTAATCTGACTAGGCTGGTAGTGACGTAATTTAAGAGAAAAATGGCTCATTCAAGAGAACGCTCGTACTAAAATAAGCTAAACAACTATTATTAGGCTTATTGATAAGTGAGACCCACTTATCGGTAACTTTTGGGGCGAGTTTTATTTTTTTACCTTTGTTGTAAAACGACGTAACTCGTCTCTTTTAACACTAAAGGATGGAAATGATGATAAGTGAACACAATTTAATAATTGGATTGGTTATCATTGCTGTACTCATTAGCCCATATGATTTATTTTTAATTATTAACAACAATAAGATTAATTAATAGCAAGTGATGCGTTACATCATAGCAATTATGATTTTACCTTACTCGCTATAAACGTTGATACAGCAACATGTTACACACATGTAACCCCATGCTTTCTAGTCATTTCAATAAAATAGTTCCATAATTGATTACATCAAAAGGAAATGGAAATTTTATATGCAAGTTGCTAAAATTAAATTAGGAACCATGTTTTTAGCGGCAACATTCTTAGGCACTGTTGGTGTTAATTCGGGAGTTGCATTAGCAGACATCACCACTACGAGTTCACCTAATTCAAATGTTACAGTATTAGGTGGAGATGCTGATTTTTCATCTACCGGTGGAATTGATCCAAACGACCCCATTATTGGGAATAGCGGAGACATTAAATATATTTCAAATGAAGCCATTCTTAATTACATGGCAATTAATTCACCAACCGAATATAAAAATATGCCTAATTCGTTGAAACAAGAAATCTTGGCTCAAGATGAAATACGTCAAGGTACTACTAAATACGTCAAGCTGAAAAATGGACACTATAAGATTTATATAGCGCCATTGTAAAAGCTGTTAAGGTTGGTTATATGAGTGCTGGTGCGGGTCCACTTGCTTTAGCTCCTATATCTGCTGCCGTAATTGCTGTAGTCGCAACAGCAATTACGGCAGCCATCGGATATATCCCAGATTCTCACGGAGCTTGGTTTGAATTT
This is a stretch of genomic DNA from Periweissella cryptocerci. It encodes these proteins:
- a CDS encoding NAD(P)/FAD-dependent oxidoreductase, whose product is MMDFDVLFIGSGQAAWNGAIPMSQAGLKVGVIEQDRFGGVCSNYGCNAKIILDRPVELQRQVQQLVGRGFNEVPALNWADMMAHKHEIIDSQSYNNENKLVKNNVTTIHGTATIVDQRTVTVGADTYTTDKLVIATGQHSHRLDIPGSEFLHDSSDFLDLATMPKHISFLGGGFVALEFATIANALGAQVDIIVRGTQVLKGFYQPYVKQLVADLSARGVRFFYNQTIAGVTQDADGLVIMSEKDLNMRTDYVVDATGRVATVAGFGLETIGVTTNQHGIVVDEYMQTNVPGVYATGDVVGKRQPKITPVAAYESQYLAKLLTGQTSAPIDYPVIPTTVFTSPRLAQVGVSPAEMTPENGYYQQKFTHVTDWYHQVGNQTSGELTLVFNAEHRLIGVVDLSDDAPDTINALAPYIELGLTAEQVERLIYIFPSVAHRAVTRL
- a CDS encoding bacteriocin immunity protein; the encoded protein is MHNEKRIALGKNSEELVDVLYNSIDMTNNTKLTELKAVLLKVFKHLQAGEAPEGLLNKLVNYINFNAYTEGYYFTDEQQQIIRELTDIGNRAGVNSRYRSNYGDVSQF